The following proteins come from a genomic window of Lolium rigidum isolate FL_2022 chromosome 5, APGP_CSIRO_Lrig_0.1, whole genome shotgun sequence:
- the LOC124654069 gene encoding protein NUCLEAR FUSION DEFECTIVE 4-like produces the protein MVSSALDAMAGTAWGRWLGLVAAVWVQCVSGNNYTFSNYSDSIKTLMGLTQVQLNGLSVAKDVGKAFGLLAGLASDRVPTWLLLAIGSLEGFLGYGAQWLVVSKTVAPLPYWQMCVCLCLGGNSTTWMNTAVLVTCIRNFRGSRGPVSGVLKGFVGLSTAIFTDLCSALFADDPASFLVMLAVVPAAVCALAMVFLREGRGAVSSDEADARGFAAISTLAVAIALYLLAADLTGLGGNGGVVSTVFVTVLFILLAAPVAVPAHVAWRSWMKTRKAANADAENTAAAVDSTTVPLLLASKPAAEARGTGERPRLGEEHTIAEALSALDFWLLFSSFLMGVGTGLAVMNNLGQMGVAMGYADVSLFVSMTSIWGFFGRIASGTISEHFIKTRALPRPVWNAASQVLMCAGYVFMAFGMPGSLFIGSVVVGVCYGVRLAVTVPTASELFGLKYYGLIYNILILNLPLGSFLFSGLLAGLLYDAQATATPGGGNTCVGAHCYRGVFSVMAVACVIGFVLDVILSVRTKRVYAKIHEAKKASRSAAAAQRVS, from the exons atggtgtcgtcggcgCTGGACGCGATGGCGGGCACGGCGTGGGGCCGGTGGCTGGGGCTCGTCGCGGCGGTGTGGGTGCAGTGCGTCTCCGGGAACAACTACACCTTCTCCAACTACTCGGACTCCATCAAGACGCTCATGGGCCTCACCCAGGTGCAGCTCAACGGCCTCTCCGTCGCCAAGGACGTCGGCAAGGCCTTCGGCCTGCTCGCCGGGCTCGCCTCCGACCGCGTCCCCACCTGGCTCCTCCTCGCCATCGGCTCCCTCGAGGGCTTCCTCGGCTACGGCGCGCAGTGGCTCGTCGTCTCCAAGACCGTCGCGCCGCTGCCATACTGGCAGATGTGCGTCTGCCTCTGCCTCGGCGGCAACAGCACCACCTGGATGAACACCGCCGTGCTCGTCACCTGCATCCGCAACTTCCGCGGCAGCCGCGGCCCCGTCTCCGGGGTCCTCAAGGGCTTCGTCGGCCTcagcaccgccatcttcaccgaccTCTGCTCCGCGCTCTTCGCCGACGACCCGGCCTCCTTCCTCGTCATGCTCGCCGTCGTGCCCGCCGCCGTCTGCGCCCTCGCCATggtcttcctccgcgagggccgcggtGCCGTGTCCAGCGACGAGGCCGACGCGCGCGGGTTCGCGGCTATCAGCAccctcgccgtcgccatcgcgctCTACCTCCTCGCCGCCGACCTCACCGGCCTCGGCGGGAACGGCGGGGTCGTCTCCACCGTCTTCGTCaccgtcctcttcatcctcctcgcggCCCCCGTCGCCGTGCCGGCCCACGTCGCCTGGAGGTCCTGGATGAAGACCCGAAAGGCGGCCAACGCAGACGCCGAGAACACGGCCGCCGCCGTTGACTCAACAACCGTCCCGCTCCTGCTCGCGTCCaagccggcggcggaggcgcgcgGCACCGGCGAGCGCCCGCGGCTGGGCGAGGAGCACACCATCGCGGAGGCGCTCTCCGCCCTCGACTTCTGgctgctcttctcctccttcctcatggGCGTCGGCACGGGGCTGGCCGTCATGAACAACCTCGGCCAGATGGGCGTCGCCATGGGCTACGCCGACGTCTCGCTCTTCGTCTCCATGACCAGCATCTGGGGATTCTTCGGACGCATCGCATCCGGCACCATCTCCGAGCACTTCATCAA GACGAGAGCACTGCCGCGCCCGGTGTGGAACGCGGCGTCGCAGGTGCTGATGTGCGCGGGGTACGTCTTCATGGCGTTCGGCATGCCGGGCTCCCTCTTCATCGGCTCCGTGGTCGTCGGCGTCTGCTACGGCGTGCGCCTCGCCGTCACCGTGCCCACAGCTTCCGAGCTGTTCGGGCTCAAGTACTACGGCCTCATCTACAACATCCTCATCCTCAACCTGCCCCTCGGCTCCTTCCTCTTCTCCGGCCTGCTCGCGGGCCTCCTCTACGACGCGCAGGCCACCGCCACGCCCGGCGGCGGCAACACCTGCGTCGGCGCGCACTGCTACCGCGGCGTCTTCTCCGTCATGGCCGTCGCTTGCGTCATTGGGTTCGTCCTCGACGTGATCCTAAGCGTCAGGACCAAGCGGGTGTACGCCAAGATCCACGAGGCCAAGAAGGCCAGCAGgtcggccgccgccgcgcagaGGGTCAGCTAG